One genomic region from uncultured Cohaesibacter sp. encodes:
- a CDS encoding AAA family ATPase, with product MFSQKVMAELLERHSDLFSDLVTIKKTLNDRFYGLSDQIHCQMLAVASGESMLLIGPPGTAKSRLIRAFAHICGLLGDDEFSGSDDRAYDGVLREFQQEPRYFEYLLTPFTEPGELFGFFDIGKLFDAHGRSVGLERLHEGMMQHAEIIFLDEVFNASSAILNSLLTFINERKFHDRGKSYEVKLSCLFGATNFPPKRPELLAIYDRFLLRSWVDNVPSEPHAIGALMQTGWQESHAKDLGRTFPQLLERASHFRADLRAMSQSGALLVDLQDEQVNDMLVRLTCVADYARGRRLSQLSNRRMVRFSRIFLVNALMRAAEQGSAQPVMDIEQELMLLARHGLDRLPDPFQENDLQSLLVKGQL from the coding sequence ATGTTTTCGCAAAAAGTCATGGCCGAATTGTTGGAGCGCCATAGTGATCTGTTTTCAGATCTGGTCACCATCAAGAAAACACTCAACGATCGCTTCTACGGTCTGTCCGATCAGATCCATTGTCAAATGCTGGCCGTCGCGTCGGGAGAATCCATGCTTTTGATCGGGCCTCCGGGCACGGCAAAATCGCGGCTCATTCGGGCCTTTGCTCACATTTGCGGGCTGCTGGGGGACGATGAATTCTCCGGCTCGGACGATCGAGCCTATGATGGCGTCTTGCGGGAATTCCAGCAGGAACCGCGCTATTTTGAATATCTGCTAACTCCCTTCACCGAACCGGGGGAATTGTTCGGCTTTTTCGATATCGGCAAGCTGTTTGACGCGCATGGACGCAGCGTGGGGCTTGAGCGGTTGCATGAAGGCATGATGCAGCATGCGGAGATCATCTTTCTGGATGAGGTCTTCAATGCTTCGAGCGCGATCCTCAATTCGCTGCTCACCTTCATCAACGAACGCAAATTCCATGATCGGGGCAAGTCTTACGAGGTCAAGCTCTCCTGCCTGTTCGGTGCGACCAACTTTCCGCCCAAGCGGCCCGAGCTGCTGGCGATCTATGACCGCTTCCTTCTACGCAGCTGGGTGGACAATGTGCCTTCCGAGCCTCATGCCATTGGTGCTTTGATGCAGACTGGCTGGCAGGAGAGCCACGCGAAGGATCTGGGTCGAACCTTCCCGCAGCTTCTTGAAAGGGCTAGCCATTTTCGCGCTGACCTCAGGGCGATGAGCCAATCAGGTGCGCTTCTGGTCGATCTACAGGACGAGCAGGTCAATGACATGCTGGTGCGCCTCACATGTGTGGCCGACTATGCACGCGGACGGCGCCTTTCGCAGTTGTCCAACCGGCGCATGGTGCGCTTTTCAAGGATCTTTCTGGTCAATGCCCTGATGCGGGCTGCCGAGCAGGGTTCGGCGCAGCCAGTGATGGATATCGAGCAGGAATTGATGCTGTTGGCCCGGCATGGGCTCGACCGGTTGCCCGATCCATTTCAGGAAAATGATCTCCAATCGCTGCTGGTCAAGGGCCAATTGTAA
- a CDS encoding DUF58 domain-containing protein — protein MISLRPNPFDPATLDDICVKARKAFATSGSGAFLRRKLGQSLEYREHRSYVFGDDVRHIDWRASLRHGGPDEFLVRSFEAEEQFQLLVIVDGSATMRAGIEDPHRVSKLEAALWICEALGHIAGNEAIGIGFASLGASSSRDRVSFVQGGQIGEAFAHFSQGLWSSKAPKGSEEVSIGAELSRLKQSSVTIFITDFYRTNSAQTAFEEAIQLASRGYRQAVVCELNSWPTERAILRDDIVSLGAVGAAAERSGAFQASGPDLTAAEDAIQAQRDGYAQALNRGGVVHFAWDFPDRPGFDAMTEGFRLRFHDFLLASELFGRVD, from the coding sequence ATGATCTCTTTGCGCCCCAATCCGTTCGATCCGGCCACGCTGGACGACATCTGCGTCAAGGCTCGCAAGGCGTTTGCCACGTCTGGCAGCGGAGCTTTCTTGCGGCGCAAGTTGGGGCAGTCTTTGGAATATCGGGAACATCGCTCTTATGTGTTCGGCGATGATGTGCGTCACATCGACTGGCGAGCCTCGTTGCGCCATGGAGGGCCGGATGAGTTTCTGGTGCGCTCCTTTGAAGCCGAAGAACAATTCCAGCTTCTCGTGATTGTAGATGGCAGTGCCACCATGCGCGCCGGTATTGAAGACCCGCATCGGGTGAGCAAGTTGGAGGCTGCGCTCTGGATATGTGAAGCGCTAGGGCATATTGCAGGCAATGAAGCCATTGGTATCGGCTTTGCGTCGCTCGGGGCGTCATCGTCTCGGGATCGTGTGAGCTTTGTGCAAGGCGGGCAGATCGGTGAAGCGTTTGCCCATTTCTCTCAAGGCTTGTGGTCTTCCAAAGCCCCTAAAGGCAGCGAAGAAGTGTCAATCGGGGCTGAGCTGTCTCGGCTTAAACAATCATCGGTCACCATTTTCATAACGGACTTCTATCGCACCAATTCAGCGCAAACAGCCTTTGAGGAAGCCATACAGCTGGCCTCGCGCGGGTACCGGCAGGCCGTGGTGTGCGAGCTTAACAGTTGGCCAACGGAGCGCGCCATTCTTCGGGACGATATTGTCTCGCTGGGCGCTGTCGGGGCCGCAGCTGAGCGTAGCGGCGCGTTTCAGGCGTCGGGCCCTGATCTGACGGCCGCTGAAGATGCCATTCAGGCGCAGCGGGATGGATATGCTCAAGCCCTTAATCGCGGCGGCGTGGTGCATTTCGCGTGGGATTTTCCCGATCGGCCGGGCTTTGATGCCATGACGGAAGGCTTCCGCCTGCGCTTTCATGATTTTCTTCTTGCAAGCGAATTGTTCGGGAGGGTCGACTAA
- a CDS encoding VWA domain-containing protein — MTACELIFPLFSRSGWVATCQETGWVALLASWGVVALLAGIVLIGGYHLLARPQMERSTRLWRVGASFSALIAALLLAVAAGRPAYLHAPSERQQHFILLVDQSESAHRQPAMRRDRIEALAKKLAAFAGEGAGVRTRVSLIDFATSVDVKLNRGSLSDGLALLQEDEVSDNLSLDGSDVAAALDAAKALADQQRDDDVLFLVSDGNSTAAPLAKLAPRLKGRLGPVFISSLDAGAALEGIISSYLPAKIRSGSEPTLRLVFDPGAAEAKDANEERWTVALKRDGAPVALENDRLDGGGALQALRIPMRFEGRGLQFASVDVKRGEQAFSERVFTLVDAPIRVLGLGATGFLNALPQDKFKLEQRRAADLSRLDDFDIVVLGSMEAAQFQTGDLARLADAVKSRGLGLFLVNGPMEGSPEDPTVVQSYAHTALDPLLPVSPDPKYLMDDPPPRDTIVLVDTSGSMAGDGLAAARLAVADILDYLRPEDSLELITFGGLTTGRQMGDARGKQVIRNFASRFPTGDSSNVSRAFDRALAATGNYTSVFLITDGMVDPYDYAKAGLSFYYLQYGSGAAPLNEEIAKAARQSQILQSGQGLSFKPDSYDPEERAEFFTPDLVRPRVVAPIDAISGGLATSGVAFTYAKADAVRALVSDGLEGEPVLAFHKADQLEKGNRGVFLSALDGAWTDSAAGRRTIETSLTQLVKWSNRNRYSFRLQDFGDEIAIRVSVVGEAADAPLPQTLSATLLLAGQSIGVPMTMVKGEQGVFEGRFALPSHDTASEGEGAVNKGLLYLQEGGAGALEQPQAIPVTLPYAVPRAGNRSEAASYGVDLSGLQALADATGGTLDHLPNHSGQARQFSVPPKPVHRLLLLLATVFFGLSFLMRGSRL, encoded by the coding sequence ATGACGGCGTGTGAGCTGATTTTTCCGCTTTTCTCGCGCTCTGGCTGGGTGGCTACCTGTCAGGAAACCGGTTGGGTGGCCTTGCTTGCAAGCTGGGGCGTTGTCGCTTTGCTGGCCGGCATCGTTCTGATCGGGGGCTATCATCTTTTAGCGCGACCCCAGATGGAGCGCTCAACGCGCCTGTGGCGTGTGGGAGCATCCTTTTCGGCCTTGATCGCTGCGCTTTTGCTGGCTGTGGCTGCAGGGCGTCCGGCCTATTTGCATGCGCCTTCCGAGCGGCAGCAGCATTTCATCCTACTGGTGGATCAATCTGAAAGCGCGCACCGGCAACCGGCCATGCGGCGCGATCGGATTGAGGCGCTTGCCAAAAAGCTTGCGGCATTTGCAGGAGAAGGCGCTGGAGTAAGGACGCGAGTGTCTCTTATCGATTTTGCCACCTCCGTTGATGTCAAACTCAATCGGGGCAGCCTTTCCGATGGATTGGCGCTGCTACAAGAAGATGAGGTTTCGGACAATCTGTCTCTTGATGGCAGTGATGTTGCTGCTGCGCTTGATGCCGCCAAGGCTCTCGCCGATCAACAACGGGATGATGATGTTCTGTTCCTGGTCAGTGATGGCAATAGCACGGCGGCGCCGCTTGCCAAGCTGGCGCCCCGCTTAAAGGGGCGATTAGGCCCGGTTTTCATTTCATCGCTGGATGCTGGCGCTGCCTTGGAGGGGATCATTTCTTCCTATCTTCCGGCCAAAATCCGCTCGGGCAGCGAGCCGACCTTGCGGCTTGTCTTTGATCCGGGGGCAGCTGAAGCCAAAGACGCCAATGAAGAACGTTGGACTGTTGCGCTCAAGCGGGATGGAGCGCCTGTCGCTCTTGAAAATGATCGGCTTGATGGTGGAGGTGCTCTTCAAGCCTTGCGCATACCCATGCGGTTTGAGGGCCGTGGGCTGCAATTCGCCTCGGTCGATGTAAAAAGGGGTGAACAGGCTTTTTCCGAGCGGGTTTTCACGCTGGTAGACGCTCCTATTCGGGTTTTGGGGCTCGGTGCTACCGGGTTTCTCAACGCGTTGCCGCAAGACAAGTTCAAGCTTGAGCAGCGCCGTGCCGCGGATTTGTCGCGGCTTGATGATTTCGACATCGTGGTGTTGGGGAGCATGGAGGCCGCGCAGTTTCAAACCGGCGATCTGGCAAGACTGGCCGATGCCGTGAAGAGCCGCGGGCTTGGCCTGTTTCTGGTGAATGGGCCCATGGAAGGGTCCCCAGAAGATCCGACCGTGGTGCAGAGCTACGCTCATACAGCGCTTGATCCGCTGTTGCCGGTTTCACCCGATCCAAAATATCTGATGGATGATCCGCCGCCACGCGATACCATCGTGTTGGTGGATACCTCCGGCTCCATGGCGGGCGATGGCCTTGCGGCTGCGCGACTGGCCGTTGCCGATATTCTGGATTATCTGCGCCCTGAGGACAGTCTGGAGCTGATTACCTTTGGTGGCCTGACAACAGGGCGCCAGATGGGGGACGCGCGGGGCAAACAGGTGATTCGAAATTTCGCCAGCCGCTTTCCGACCGGCGACAGTTCGAATGTTTCACGCGCTTTTGATCGCGCTTTGGCCGCAACCGGCAATTATACATCGGTTTTTCTGATTACAGATGGCATGGTTGATCCTTACGACTATGCGAAGGCGGGGTTATCCTTTTATTATCTTCAATATGGCAGCGGCGCGGCGCCGCTCAATGAGGAGATCGCCAAGGCGGCGCGGCAGTCTCAAATCTTGCAATCGGGGCAGGGGCTCTCGTTCAAGCCCGATTCCTACGATCCCGAAGAGCGAGCGGAATTCTTTACGCCGGATCTGGTGCGCCCGCGTGTCGTTGCGCCGATTGATGCCATTTCCGGCGGACTGGCAACCTCCGGGGTGGCCTTCACCTATGCCAAGGCCGATGCCGTTCGGGCGCTTGTCAGTGATGGACTTGAAGGAGAACCCGTGCTCGCGTTTCACAAAGCGGACCAGTTGGAAAAGGGCAATAGGGGCGTCTTTCTCTCCGCTCTTGATGGCGCGTGGACTGATAGCGCGGCGGGGCGCCGCACGATTGAAACGAGCCTTACGCAGCTGGTCAAATGGTCAAATCGCAATCGCTACAGCTTCCGGCTTCAGGATTTCGGCGATGAAATTGCGATTCGGGTGTCGGTCGTCGGTGAGGCCGCAGATGCGCCTTTGCCGCAGACCCTTTCGGCGACCTTGTTGCTTGCGGGGCAATCCATCGGCGTTCCCATGACAATGGTCAAGGGGGAGCAGGGTGTGTTCGAAGGACGTTTTGCCTTGCCAAGCCATGATACCGCATCTGAAGGTGAGGGCGCAGTGAACAAAGGGCTTCTCTATTTGCAAGAGGGCGGTGCGGGCGCATTGGAGCAGCCGCAGGCCATTCCCGTTACGCTGCCTTATGCTGTCCCACGGGCAGGAAACCGCTCGGAAGCGGCAAGCTACGGGGTCGACCTCTCCGGCTTGCAAGCCTTGGCTGATGCAACGGGCGGTACGCTTGATCATTTGCCAAATCACAGCGGACAGGCGCGTCAATTTTCCGTGCCGCCAAAGCCGGTGCACAGGCTGTTGCTGCTTTTGGCGACAGTCTTTTTCGGCCTGTCTTTCCTGATGCGAGGCAGCCGGTTATGA